From one Microbacterium aurum genomic stretch:
- the paaB gene encoding 1,2-phenylacetyl-CoA epoxidase subunit PaaB, whose product MTTPGGSPAEPWPLWEVFVRASRGLSHVHVGSLHAPDADLAVRNARDLYTRRGEGVSIWVVPSDAVTTSDPAAKGAYFESPAGKNYRHAVYYTASEGVPHL is encoded by the coding sequence ATGACCACTCCCGGCGGGTCCCCGGCCGAGCCGTGGCCGCTGTGGGAGGTGTTCGTCCGCGCGAGCCGCGGGCTCAGCCACGTGCACGTCGGCTCGCTGCACGCTCCCGACGCCGACCTCGCCGTCCGCAACGCCCGCGACCTCTACACGCGCCGGGGCGAGGGCGTGTCGATCTGGGTTGTGCCGTCGGATGCCGTGACGACGAGCGACCCCGCCGCCAAGGGCGCGTACTTCGAGTCCCCCGCCGGCAAGAACTACCGTCACGCGGTGTACTACACCGCATCCGAGGGGGTGCCGCACCTGTGA
- the paaC gene encoding 1,2-phenylacetyl-CoA epoxidase subunit PaaC: protein MLAAELQGDDARPASADVAAYALRLGDDALILAQQLSRWIARAPELEEDVALGNIALDLLGHARSLLRFSGAYDGRSEDDLAYFRDEAEFRCAWLFEQDNGDFAHTIARQLVASGYLFELYTDLQRSTDPALAAIAGKAVKEVEYHRDHAVQWTLRLAGGTAESRRRMVQALADIWPYVDELFRDDDLVDRLGGVAVRPATLRSRFDAVVAAVLAEEDLDVPAGPIAAGGGRAGRHFPTLGPILAEMQSLARRHPGATW from the coding sequence ATGCTGGCCGCCGAGCTGCAGGGCGACGACGCCCGCCCGGCGAGCGCCGACGTCGCCGCGTACGCGCTGCGGCTCGGCGACGACGCGCTGATCCTCGCGCAGCAGCTGTCGCGGTGGATCGCGCGCGCCCCCGAGCTCGAGGAGGACGTCGCGCTCGGCAACATCGCCCTCGACCTGCTGGGCCACGCGCGGTCGCTGCTGCGGTTCTCCGGAGCATACGACGGGCGCAGCGAGGACGATCTGGCGTACTTCCGCGACGAGGCGGAGTTCCGCTGCGCCTGGCTGTTCGAGCAGGACAACGGCGACTTCGCCCACACGATCGCCCGGCAGCTCGTCGCGTCCGGGTACCTCTTCGAGCTGTACACCGACCTGCAGCGCTCGACCGACCCCGCCCTGGCCGCGATCGCCGGCAAGGCCGTGAAGGAGGTCGAGTACCACCGCGACCACGCCGTGCAGTGGACCCTGCGGCTCGCGGGCGGCACCGCGGAGTCGCGCCGTCGCATGGTCCAGGCCCTCGCGGACATCTGGCCGTACGTGGACGAGCTGTTCCGCGACGATGACCTCGTCGATCGGCTGGGCGGCGTCGCGGTGCGACCCGCGACGCTGCGCTCCCGCTTCGATGCCGTCGTGGCGGCGGTGCTGGCCGAGGAGGATCTCGACGTGCCCGCCGGCCCGATCGCCGCCGGCGGCGGGCGGGCGGGGCGGCACTTCCCGACGCTCGGCCCGATCCTCGCCGAGATGCAGTCGCTCGCGCGCCGGCATCCGGGGGCGACATGGTGA
- the paaD gene encoding 1,2-phenylacetyl-CoA epoxidase subunit PaaD, whose translation MVSDLETARAIAASVCDPEIPVLTIDDLGVLREVAMEEDAVVVTITPTYSGCPAMDAIRDDLVLALTRAGFADVRVRTVLSPAWTTQWMTDAGKRTLAAYGIAPPTGRRAPGPVPVTLGVACPQCGSLRTREVSRFGSTSCKALYECAACFEPFDHFKVH comes from the coding sequence ATGGTGAGCGACCTCGAAACGGCCCGGGCGATCGCGGCATCCGTCTGCGATCCGGAGATCCCGGTGCTCACGATCGACGACCTCGGCGTGCTGCGGGAGGTCGCGATGGAAGAGGATGCCGTGGTCGTGACGATCACGCCGACCTACTCCGGCTGCCCCGCGATGGACGCCATCCGTGACGACCTCGTGCTGGCGCTGACGCGGGCGGGGTTCGCCGACGTGCGGGTGCGGACGGTGCTGTCGCCGGCGTGGACGACGCAGTGGATGACGGATGCCGGCAAGCGCACGCTCGCCGCGTACGGCATCGCGCCGCCGACCGGGCGGCGCGCGCCTGGTCCTGTCCCCGTCACGCTCGGCGTGGCCTGCCCGCAGTGCGGGTCGCTGCGCACGCGGGAGGTCTCGCGGTTCGGCTCGACGTCGTGCAAGGCCCTGTACGAGTGCGCCGCGTGCTTCGAGCCGTTCGACCACTTCAAGGTGCACTGA